The following are from one region of the Odontesthes bonariensis isolate fOdoBon6 chromosome 12, fOdoBon6.hap1, whole genome shotgun sequence genome:
- the LOC142396032 gene encoding olfactory receptor 10T2-like: protein MKNNGSLNSYYFHLTLFTDFGLLRYLFFGLCLLIYVTIICFNVVIILTVCLEKSLHQPMYVFICCLSFNSLYGSAGLFPRLLMDILSDTHLISRPSCFTQMFVIYMYASCEMTILCIMAFDRFVAICQPLHYHSKMTFKMVMCLIIFAELYPVVVLGYCLSLTVNLPLCGNKLNRLFCTNWPVVQLSCVDTSVNNIAGLVVTITTIFVPLFFVLYTYLRILHICRKSSSEFRGKALRTCLPHLVTFVNFSLSLFCEISLSRLEADEIDAVFIVFLSLEFLIIPPIINPLVYGLNLPQIKTGIFTRLTVRKRTPSK from the coding sequence ATGAAGAATAATGGCAGCCTGAACTCTTATTATTTTCACTTAACACTATTTACAGACTTTGGACTCCTCAGGTATCTTTTCTTTGGTCTGTGCCTGCTTATTTACGTGACTATaatctgttttaatgttgtgattATTCTGACAGTCTGCCTGGAGAAGTCCCTGCATCAGCCCATGTATGTTTTCATCTGCTGCCTGTCTTTTAATTCTCTGTACGGCTCAGCCGGCCTCTTCCCCAGGCTTCTAATGGACATTCTGTCTGACACTCATTTAATATCACGTCCATCTTGCTTCACTCAGATGTTTGTTATTTACATGTATGCATCATGTGAAATGACTATTCTCTGCATCATGGCCTTTGATAGATTTGTAGCCATTTGCCAGCCTTTACACTATCACAGTAAAATGACTTTTAAGATGGTGATGTGTTTGATAATATTTGCAGAGCTCTACCCTGTAGTTGTACTTGGATATTGTCTTTCACTCACTGTTAACTTGCCTTTATGTGGGAATAAACTGAACAGACTTTTCTGTACAAATTGGCCAGTGGTTCAGCTCTCCTGTGTGGACACGAGTGTGAACAACATAGCGGGTCTGGTTGTTACAATAACAACCATCTTTgtccctttgttttttgtcttgtacaCCTACCTGCGGATTCTGCATATCTGCAGAAAAAGCTCGTCTGAATTCAGAGGAAAGGCATTGCGAACCTGCCTGCCCCACCTGGTGACATTTGTGAACTTTTCTTTGTCTCTGTTCTGCGAGATTTCACTGAGTCGTCTTGAAGCTGATGAAATTGATGcagttttcattgtttttttgtctctggaGTTTTTAATCATTCCCCCCATCATTAACCCTCTAGTTTATGGACTCAATCTACCGCAGATCAAAACAGGGATTTTTACACGGCTAACTGTTCGCAAAAGGACTCCCAGTAAATAA